The genomic stretch TGGTGTATGAATTAAAAGCCAGTGAAGTGTATTGGGATCAGGACAAAAAACAATTTGTATTAAATAATTATCTTGAAAAGACTATCAATAAAGATAATACGGAAAAACTGAATAATGGGGTAGAGCTGAGAAAAAACTATAGCCATTCCCCTGAAGAACTTTTCCCTAATGAACTTTTAGGGCAAAATAAAACCACACCTGAACTTCTAAAATTCATAGAAAGAGAAAAAGCCAGAGGAAACAGTAACCTGAACTCTTATTTGAATGAGCTTCATCAGAGAACGTCAATGCCTGTTTCTATTATTATTCTGACTTTCCTTGCCCTTTCCCTGTCTTCCCAAAAGAAGAGAGGTGGATTGGGAATTAACCTTGCGATAGGGATTTCATTAGCCTTCCTGTTTGTTTTTTCATTTGAAGCTTTAAAAGTGGTTTCAGAGAATAAAAGTTTATCACCGGCTTTAGCAATGTGGCTGCCTAACCTGGTATTCCTTCCGCTTACTCTATATCTTTATATTAAAAGAGCTAATCAGTAAAGGAGCTTTACTTCTTTGTGGTAGAAAGAACGTAGCCCATCCTTTTCCAGTTCGATCCAAAGTTCTCCTTGGTCATCTGCATTACGGATGATGCCATTTTGTCGCTCTTTTTCAATTTCGAAGACCGAAATTTCATCCTTTCGGAATAAGCTCTTGTTAAAACGGTCCAGTATTTCCTGATCGGAAGGAATATTTTTCATCTTTTCTGATACGAATTCATGAAGGTTTAAACCCAGCTCTTCAAGGTTAAATTCCTGTCCTGTCTGCGTCAGAAGTGAACCAGCATTCGATATCTCTTCAAATTTGTCCTGAAGAATATTAATTCCGGTTCCGATAATGAAATAATTGTTTTGATTAATTTTTTTCTTTTCAATCAAAATCCCAACGATTTTTTTACCTTTAAGGATAATATCATTAGGCCACTTGATTTTTACATCATTATCAGCCAAATTGGCAAGGAAATCCCTTACAATAATTGCGGTATAATAATTGAATATAAAGTCGGAGCACAAGATGTTTTGAGTATTCACTGCCAGCGTATAAGCCAGGTTTTTTCCGGCAGTCGGAATCCATACATTTCCATACTGACCACGGCCTTTAGTTTGATTGAAAGTATGTAATCCTATAAAATCTGAATCTTCGTAAAGTAAAAACTTTGATATTTCGTCATTAGTAGAAGAACATTCTTTCAGATAGAAGAGTTGACTCATTTAAGAAAACTTTAAGACATTAAGGGGGTAAAAGTAAGGTTAAAGTAAAGAAAAAACAATAAATTTGCAGATTATAGTATTTTTTTAATGAATAAAACAGCAGAAAAACAAGCACTAATAGATAAAATCGTTGAAGCACTTCAAGATGTAAAGGGGGAAGATATTATGATCTTCGATCTTTCAAACATTGAAAACTCAGTAGCGGAAACGTTCGTAATATGTAGCGGTAACTCGAATACACAGGTGGCAGCTTTAGCTGGAAGTGTAGAGAAAAAAGTAAGAAACGATCTGAAAGACAGACCTTGGCATGTAGAAGGTACAGAAAATGCAATGTGGGTATTGGTAGATTATGTTTCAGTAGTGGTTCACATATTTCAGAAAGATGTACGTGAGTATTACGATATAGAAGAACTTTGGGGTGATGCAGTCATTACCAGAATTGAAAATGAATAATAAAAATTTTAAAAAGTCTAAATGAATAACAAAGGATTCAACTGGTTCTTTCCTATTGCAATCATAGCTCTTTTGCTTTTCTTTGGTTCCAATTTCCTTGGCGGAGATACAGCAAAAACTATTGATGAAGATGGTTTCTTTAGAGAAATGCAGGCGGGTAAAGTCCAGAATATTATTATATACAAAGACATAGAAAAAGCTGATGTTTTCCTTACCAAAGAAGCAAAATCAGCTATGGTTTCCAAAACCGGAAAGGAAAATAACCCTTTTTCAGCTTTAGATATGGCTCCGAAAGCAGATTATTCTGTAAAATATGGAGATCTTCAACTTTTCCTTCAGAAATTTGAACAGATCAAAGCGACCAATCCGGCTATTAAAACAGCTAAAGATTATGGAACCGGAAAAAGTCCTTTCACAGATATCCTTATATCTGCGTTAATCTGGATTGCTATTTTGGGATTATTCTACTTCCTTCTTTTCAGAAAGATGGGTGGTGGCGGAGGCCCTGGCGGACAGATCTTCTCTATCGGGAAATCTAAAGCTAAGCTTTTCGACGAAAAAGAAAGAATTCAGGTAACATTTAAAGATGTTGCAGGATTAGAAGGAGCTAAAGAAGAAGTACAGGAAGTAGTAGACTTCTTGAAAAACTCTGAAAAATATACAAAATTAGGAGGTAAGATTCCTAAAGGTGTATTATTGGTAGGCCCTCCGGGAACAGGTAAAACCTTACTGGCAAAAGCTGTTGCTGGTGAAGCTAAGGTTCCGTTTTTCTCCCTTTCAGGATCTGATTTCGTAGAAATGTTTGTGGGGGTAGGAGCTTCAAGAGTAAGAGATCTTTTTGCTCAGGCTAAAGCTAAATCTCCAGCGATCATCTTTATTGATGAAATTGATGCTATCGGGCGTGCAAGAGGTAAAAATAACTTCTCAGGCGGAAATGACGAAAGAGAAAATACATTGAACCAGCTTCTTACAGAAATGGATGGTTTCGGAACAGATACGAATGTTATTGTAATGGCAGCCACCAACAGAGCAGATATCCTTGATAAGGCTTTGATGAGAGCAGGACGTTTTGACCGTTCCATTTATGTAGACCTTCCGGAACTTCACGAAAGAAGACAGATCTTTGATGTTCACTTGAAGAAAATCAAGCTTGACGATAATGTAGACAGAGAGTTCCTTGCTAAGCAAACTCCTGGATTCAGTGGGGCAGATATTGCTAATGTTTGTAACGAAGCAGCACTTATTGCAGCAAGAAATAATCATACATCAGTAACAAAGCAGGATTTCCTGGATGCTGTAGACAGAATCATCGGAGGTCTTGAAAAGAAAAATAAAGCCATTAAACCTTCTGAAAAGAAAAGAGTAGCGTACCACGAAGCAGGACATGCAACCATTTCATGGTTAGTAGAACATGCTTCACCACTTTTAAAAGTGACGATCGTTCCAAGAGGACGTTCATTAGGTGCAGCTTGGTATCTTCCGGAAGAAAGACAGCTTACTACTACTGAGCAGATGTTGGATGAAATGTGTGCAACATTAGGAGGGAGAGCTGCTGAGCAAGTGATTTTCAACAATATTTCAACAGGAGCACTTTCTGATTTGGAAACAGTGACGAAGAGAGCACAAGCGATGGTAACGATTTACGGATTAAGCCCGAATATCGGTAATATTTCTTACTATGACAGTTCAGGGCAATCTGAATACTCATTCGGAAAACCATATTCTGAAGAAACCGCCACTAAAATTGATGCAGAGATTAAATCGATCATCGAAAATCAATATGAGAGAGCAATAAGAATCCTTGCTGATAACAAAGATAAATTAGATGCTTTAGCGAATAAACTTTTAGAAAAAGAAGTGATCTTCCGCGAAGACCTAGAAGAAATCTTTGGTAAAAGAGCATGGGATCCTGAATTGACAGAGAAACCGGTTACCAATACAATTCCTGAAAAAGATCACCCGGAAGTATTGGAAACACCTCAGATTAAAGAAAAAGAGGAAGAAAGTGAAATACAGGCTCCAGAAAGCCCAACACAGCTTTAAAATCCTTAAAAAATAGGAAATATAAAACCTGACAACTTTAAAATTGTCAGGTTTTTTCATATTTAAGGAGATATTTTGGAATCTATTGTAATTTATTTTCTATTTTTGTATAAAGTTGACTAAAAATAAATTAAGTTGAATTTATTCAAGAGGATTGTAAGCAAACTTACCAACCAGCCTGAGGAAGAGGAAAAACAGAGCCTGGAGAAGCTTGGGGATTCGCTGAAAAATGCGGATCTCGACTATAAGTTTGCGCAATTATTTACGCATTCAGGGGGATTTTTTAATTATTGTGCAGATGAAGCGGAAGCTCTACAAACTTTAAATCAAATTATCAAAATAGAAGGTATTAACAACCTGTTCTGTTGGGATAAGGAACTTCAGAACTTCTTAAATGTGGTGAAAACTTCCTATACTTCAGAATTACAACCGTCTAATGAAGCAGCGTTCATCACATGTGAATACTTGATTGCCTACGACGGAAGAATTATGCTTTCTCATAATAATATTCTTCATTATCACTCTTCAAGGCTTCCGGATAAGATCATTATCATTGCCAATGTTTCACAGATTGTAAACAACCTGAATGATGCTATGGGGAAAATAAAAAGAAATGGTAATATTAAGAACCTTACTTCCATCAGCGGAAGCCAATCTAAAATGGACAGTTCTTCCAATGCCAATACAAAACTGTTTTTATTGCTGCTTGAAGATTAAGCACCCACTACTAAATTTTAAATTTTGGACAAAAATCTCATTCAAAGAACCGTTTCAGGTCTCGTATATGTAGCCATTATTATTCTTTGTTCGACTCCGCTAGGGGCGCAACTTATCAACAGTGTTTTTCCTGGTCTTATTCAGCAACAATATCTTTATCATGGCTTGATAAGTCTTTTATTGATTGTAGGTACCTGGGAATGTGTGAAGATCATGAAGTTTGGAAAGGGCTATGAAAAATGGGTGGTCTATCCATTGGTTATTTTTATATTTTATATTTTTTCCAAAAGATATTTCCATCATGATTTCTTTTTTGATTTCAGATTGAGTGAGATATTAGCGCTTGCCCTTATTGGAATTGCTGTAGTTACTTTATTTAAGTTTCCTAATGAATTATACTTTGACAGCGGAAAATTGATTTTTACAGTCATTTATGTAGCCCTGCCATTCAGTTTTGCATTGGGGCTCCCTAAATTCTCCAGCTATAATGATAGTTTTTCTCTGGAAGTTCTTTTCCTTTTTATTTTGATATGGAGTAGTGATACTTTTGCTTATCTGGTAGGAAAGTTTTTTGGAAAACATAAAATGGCTCCTAAAATTTCACCAAAGAAAACATGGGAAGGATATGGCGGCGGGGTTGTCCTGACCTTGGTTTTATCTTACTTTATTGAACACTACCAGCCTGAATTGAGAGGGAACTGGATGGTTGTAGGATTTTTAGTGGCAGCTTTTGCCCCACTGGGAGATTTGGTAGAAAGCCAACTGAAGAGAAACTTCGGTGTGAAGGACAGTGGAAACATTATTCCGGGGCACGGAGGAGTATTAGATAGGCTGGATAGTTTTATTATCTGCGTTCCTGTCGTATATTTGTACTTTATTTTAGAAAAATTTATTTAATCTCATGAAATTACATAGAGAATCAAAAGGAACGATTACCGTAGCCACGATACTTTTTCTGGTATTAGGGGCATTAGCTATCTATTTCCTTAAAATATGGTCTTTGCTGATCATTGTACCTTTATTGGTCATTTACTGTCTTATATTCTGGTTTTTCAGAGTTCCGAACCGTAGCATTCTTGATCACAGAGAGAATGTAATTGCTCCGGTTGACGGAAAAGTGGTCATGATCAAAGAAGTGGAAGAAAATGAATTCATTAAAGGAAAGGCCATTCAGGTTTCTATCTTCATGTCTCCTTTGAATGTTCATATTTGTAGATATCCGGTTACAGGGAAGGTGATTTATAAAAAATACCATCCTGGGAAATATCTGGTAGCATGGCATGAAAAGTCATCTACAGAGAACGAAAGAACAACAGTTGCTATAGAAACTGAAACTCATCATAAAGTGGTTTTTAGACAGATTGCGGGATATGTGGCCAGAAGGATCGTATTCTACTGTAATGAAGGAGATCAAGCAAAAGCTGGGCATGAGTTCGGATTTATTAAATTTGGATCAAGAATGGACGTATTTCTGCCTTTAGATACTGAAATCATCTGTAAGATCGGAGACATTACTAAAGGAGGTTTGGATGTCATCGCTAAATTGAAAGACTAAGATTTTTAATGTAATGATAAAATAAAGAAAGAGGGCCATTTGGCTCTCTTTCTTTATTTTGAATAGTGAGTACGAAATCATTTGAGTTTAATTACTCATGAGTAATATTGAGTAGTTTCAGATTAAATTTCTTTTGCTTAGAATAATAATTTTGTAGTTGAATAAACAATAAATTATTCATGCTTTAATAGAGGATATAAATGATTTGAAAGATATTCTTTAGTCTCGCATATTAATTTTTATCACTAATTATGTTTTTGTTTAATAAATTAAAGCTGAATTTTAGTAAATTGTAACTACAACACACAAATCATATTCTTTTTAACGCGAAAAATTACATACAAATATCTTGTTTTTATGGTTTTTTATGTTGCTTAAATAAAAGCTATTAATATGGGAAAATTTACACCTTCAGTGGTACAAATCCCAACTTGAGTTTTTGTAGAAACAAATTAAAAAACAACAAAATGATTTATAAATTTTTCTTTAAATTCTTCAACAATGAAGAAGAAAAAGTAGATGATGACTACGACCGTGATTATCAGGATCTCATCAACCGATATTTACTTTTATTATTCATTATATTCCTGTTTTATTCTATTTTTATCATCATTTTCTTTGGGGATATGCTGTCCTCAGTATTTCTTACGGTGATTACTTTCTTTTGGTTATTTTTAATGGGTATAAAAGGCAAAACAAAACGATTCGGGAAGATTCTAAAATCAACAATTATTTCGATATTTGTTCTGCTTACTTTTATTGTGAGCTTTTTCAATGTTTATACCTATAAAAATGCAGGAGTAGAATATTTTTATTTCTGTCTTTTGTTTGCAGTACCTTTCTTTCTAAATTATAAAAAGGATTTTTTTTCAATACTTTTTATTGTTTTTATCATCAGTATTAATTTTATCGCGTGTCTGTATTTTAATTTTGATTGGCTACCCAAGAGCCAGTTTTTACATAAGGATGATTTTAAGGTGATACGCGTACTGAATATTTTATTTTCCATTGCTTCTTTTCTGATGGATATAGTCTTTATTACTCAAAAAGATAAGCTGATCCATGGTTTGATTCATGAGAAGGAGATGAAGGACTGTACCATTAAGGACCTGGTAAAGACCAATTCAGAATTAATGAAACATCAAATGCTTATTAATAATCTTTCAGAAGAGAACATTCAGGAGATTTTAAATCTTGCAGAAAATAATTCCCCTGTTTTCTTTGAAAAATTTCAAATATTTTTTCCACATTTCATTCCGGAGATTCTAAAGATAAACCCGAACCTTATTCATTCAGAGCTTTTCTTTTGTGCATTGATGAAACTTGATTTTGATACTAAAAAAATAGCCCAATGTACGAATAACAGTATTCGTGCTGTGGAAAGTAAGAAATACAGAATACGAAAGAAACTTAATATTTCTTCTGAAATAAACATCAACAGCTTTCTGATTAAGATTTAAATAGAGGGATTTTAAGTTTTAATACTCATGCGTAGTTTTAAGTGGATGGAGATGTCATTTATTCTTTGCACTGTTTCTATTTTTACTTTAAAATAACACAATGAATATTAAAAATATCCATATCGGAAGTCTGATATCCTCTAAAGTAACAGAACAGAAAATCTCAATAGAAAGAATTACAAAGTTTTTGGGTAAGACAGAGAATGAAGTGGAAAATATGTTTCATGAGAAAAGTATTGATACTGATATGCTCTTGAAATGGTGCAAGCTTTTAAAATTCGACTTTTTTAGATTTTATACAGGTCATCTGATACTTTATGCCCCTAATTCCAGAACTGATAATAAGATAAAACAGCAAGAAAATACTATGGTTTTTAGAAAAAGTATTTATACACAGGAAGTCAAGAATTATATACTTCAGAAGATCAGAACCGGAGCAATGTCTTCCAATGAGGTTATTAACAGATACAGGATCCCTAAGACAACATTGTATAAGTGGCTGAAAAAAATATAATATGACTCCGGACTTCAAACAGATTTACTCAGATATACTTCAGGAAAACTTTCCTGAAAAATGGAAGGATCTTGCCATAAAGGATCAGCTGAACAGATTGAATTCCGCGTTAGATATCCTGAAATTTAACAAGATGGTTTTTGGAGAGCCACAGTACATTGTAGAATTTAAAAGTCAGAGGCTTCGTTCTTATGATGAAGCATCGGTTTTGAAAATTCTGACATATCAGAAAGAAAATAGACTTAGTAATCTGCAGATAAGTAATGAGTTTAAGATAAGCAGAAACACAATTACCAAATGGAAATCTATTTTTAAAATATAAAATTGAATCTTTTATCCGGATGAGTCATTACACACTAAAATTATTGGAGTTATTTAAAGGTCTTATCTATAATTATTGTGAGTTTTACTACGCGTGAGTAGTATTGCGTAGGGTAAAATGACTTGTAATGCACTGTGGATGATAATTTTGTGTTCAGTTAAATAACTGATGGAATTTAATGATTTAAACAATTATAAATTAATAAATGATGGACACAAAATTGAAAATGCCTCTGGTGAAAGCCTTGCTTATTATCTTGCTTTCTGCCTTTGGAAGACTTTATTCACAAACCAACAACGGGGCTGTGGGAATTAATACGGCCTCACCTAATTTGAATTCCGTTCTGGATGTTGTTTCGGGAAATAATAACAAAGGAATACTCATTCCCCGACTTACTGAATTGCAAAGGAATGCGATTAGCATCAATAAAACTACAGATGATGGTTTGACGATTTACAATACTACAGAAGACTGTTTCAACTACTGGAGCTTCGCAGATGATGAGTGGAAAAGTGTCTGTGGGCAGTTGGGAAAAAGTGTATTTACTATAGATTGTTCTGCAACCCAAGCAATGGGCAGTTATGTAAAAAGTAAAGATCTTACCAATTCTAATTACCTGAGTGTAAAAGTTAATGTAACGAAGTTAGGAAATTACACCATTTCCGGAACAACATCAAATGGATATAATTTTTATGGAACCGGAGTATTTTTGAATACAGGAATACAAACTGTACAGATACCAGGACAGGGGAATCCTCAGAATATCCAGACTGATAATGTAGCCCTTAGTGCCAATGGAGCAGATGTAAGCTGTACACCTCCGGTTTCTATCACTGTTCTCAGCCCTGCAGGAGCTTATACAATGAGCTGTGGGAGTGCAATAGTGAACGGAGTTTATAAAGTTGGAACAGCTCTTACAGCTTCTAATACCATTACTTTGCCTGTAAATGTTTCGGCATTGGGCAGTTATACAATTACAACCAATACCGTAGATGGAATTTCCTTTAAAGGTTCAGGAACATTTACATCTACCGGAAATCAAAATATAACCCTAAGTGGAACAGGAACTCCAACTTCTACATCGGTGAAAACAATGACCATTATCTCCGACAGCCAGGGTGGAGTATCAACCACATGTTCTGTGAACGTTATTGTGGTGATTCCAGCAAAAAAATTGCTTGCCATAGGTGTAGGAACAACTTATGGTTATAACTTAAGTAACACAGGAAGACCATCAAATACTTTAATTACGACCAATACTAATTATGGAACACTTCCTGCGAGCACAGTAAAATATGAAGGATGGTCTCAGATTATTGATGGAGGAAATTCTCCAAATACTACCCAATTAAATACATGGCTATTGGGCTCTGCTCCTGTAGATATCGTAGTGATAGGATACAGCTACGGCATGAGTGCGGCTGAGGCAGCCATTTTTTTACAATATTTACAAAAAGGAGGTGTGATTCTTTCATTTTGTGAAGATAATGCTGGAAACCAGAATTTCTTTAGAACGATTTTTAATGATCCAAGCCTTACTCAATCTACCACAGGAGGTTCGGGTGATGGAAGAACTTATACATTGCCAATCACTGCTGATGAAATTACAAACGGTCCTTTTGGGGATATCCGTGGAAAGCTTTGGGGAGACGATGCTACAGATGTTGTTTATTTTACAGGATTACCATCTGGAGAGATCAATGTGTATTCAAATGCTACCAATGCGAATAATAATACGGGAACAGTTGCCGGATCTGTGACAGCGTTCAAACATAAAAGTTTTAACCTTATTTGGGTTGGAGAAGGTGGTTTTAACTCTCAAAGCGGAAATACGGGAGATATGAATTCAAATATAATTTGTCCATTTGTACTGGATGCTAATAAAAAGCCGGCTGCTAAAACTACCTATGGTCCGGCAGGAACACTTATTTATAACTCTACATTTACAGCCAATGCTTTTGCTTGGGCGATTAACCGAGCTGAGTTTAGCGGAATTAATACACAATGATGAGAAGTTTTTAAAGAAGACTCCGGTGCAAAGTATTTGTGCCGGAGTTTTTATTTAATATAAGTTTTTATTTCTTTCAAAAGACCTAATATAAAATCTACCGGTACGTCTTCTTCTGCATCAATTAAAAGAATTTTAAATTTTTTTCTTCCATCCTGTATAAGTTCAGGATAATTGAGCTTATCACCATGATAGAAACTGAGATAGTGTTTCCTGTATTTTTTGCTATAATAGAAATAGCATAGCATTTTCTTTTTATACTTCATAAACGGAAGCCCAAAGCTGAAAGTTTCGG from Chryseobacterium indologenes encodes the following:
- a CDS encoding helix-turn-helix transcriptional regulator, which produces MIYKFFFKFFNNEEEKVDDDYDRDYQDLINRYLLLLFIIFLFYSIFIIIFFGDMLSSVFLTVITFFWLFLMGIKGKTKRFGKILKSTIISIFVLLTFIVSFFNVYTYKNAGVEYFYFCLLFAVPFFLNYKKDFFSILFIVFIISINFIACLYFNFDWLPKSQFLHKDDFKVIRVLNILFSIASFLMDIVFITQKDKLIHGLIHEKEMKDCTIKDLVKTNSELMKHQMLINNLSEENIQEILNLAENNSPVFFEKFQIFFPHFIPEILKINPNLIHSELFFCALMKLDFDTKKIAQCTNNSIRAVESKKYRIRKKLNISSEININSFLIKI
- the ftsH gene encoding ATP-dependent zinc metalloprotease FtsH, which encodes MNNKGFNWFFPIAIIALLLFFGSNFLGGDTAKTIDEDGFFREMQAGKVQNIIIYKDIEKADVFLTKEAKSAMVSKTGKENNPFSALDMAPKADYSVKYGDLQLFLQKFEQIKATNPAIKTAKDYGTGKSPFTDILISALIWIAILGLFYFLLFRKMGGGGGPGGQIFSIGKSKAKLFDEKERIQVTFKDVAGLEGAKEEVQEVVDFLKNSEKYTKLGGKIPKGVLLVGPPGTGKTLLAKAVAGEAKVPFFSLSGSDFVEMFVGVGASRVRDLFAQAKAKSPAIIFIDEIDAIGRARGKNNFSGGNDERENTLNQLLTEMDGFGTDTNVIVMAATNRADILDKALMRAGRFDRSIYVDLPELHERRQIFDVHLKKIKLDDNVDREFLAKQTPGFSGADIANVCNEAALIAARNNHTSVTKQDFLDAVDRIIGGLEKKNKAIKPSEKKRVAYHEAGHATISWLVEHASPLLKVTIVPRGRSLGAAWYLPEERQLTTTEQMLDEMCATLGGRAAEQVIFNNISTGALSDLETVTKRAQAMVTIYGLSPNIGNISYYDSSGQSEYSFGKPYSEETATKIDAEIKSIIENQYERAIRILADNKDKLDALANKLLEKEVIFREDLEEIFGKRAWDPELTEKPVTNTIPEKDHPEVLETPQIKEKEEESEIQAPESPTQL
- a CDS encoding LUD domain-containing protein, with product MNLFKRIVSKLTNQPEEEEKQSLEKLGDSLKNADLDYKFAQLFTHSGGFFNYCADEAEALQTLNQIIKIEGINNLFCWDKELQNFLNVVKTSYTSELQPSNEAAFITCEYLIAYDGRIMLSHNNILHYHSSRLPDKIIIIANVSQIVNNLNDAMGKIKRNGNIKNLTSISGSQSKMDSSSNANTKLFLLLLED
- a CDS encoding biotin--[acetyl-CoA-carboxylase] ligase — its product is MSQLFYLKECSSTNDEISKFLLYEDSDFIGLHTFNQTKGRGQYGNVWIPTAGKNLAYTLAVNTQNILCSDFIFNYYTAIIVRDFLANLADNDVKIKWPNDIILKGKKIVGILIEKKKINQNNYFIIGTGINILQDKFEEISNAGSLLTQTGQEFNLEELGLNLHEFVSEKMKNIPSDQEILDRFNKSLFRKDEISVFEIEKERQNGIIRNADDQGELWIELEKDGLRSFYHKEVKLLY
- a CDS encoding phosphatidate cytidylyltransferase; translation: MDKNLIQRTVSGLVYVAIIILCSTPLGAQLINSVFPGLIQQQYLYHGLISLLLIVGTWECVKIMKFGKGYEKWVVYPLVIFIFYIFSKRYFHHDFFFDFRLSEILALALIGIAVVTLFKFPNELYFDSGKLIFTVIYVALPFSFALGLPKFSSYNDSFSLEVLFLFILIWSSDTFAYLVGKFFGKHKMAPKISPKKTWEGYGGGVVLTLVLSYFIEHYQPELRGNWMVVGFLVAAFAPLGDLVESQLKRNFGVKDSGNIIPGHGGVLDRLDSFIICVPVVYLYFILEKFI
- a CDS encoding helix-turn-helix domain-containing protein, yielding MTPDFKQIYSDILQENFPEKWKDLAIKDQLNRLNSALDILKFNKMVFGEPQYIVEFKSQRLRSYDEASVLKILTYQKENRLSNLQISNEFKISRNTITKWKSIFKI
- a CDS encoding phosphatidylserine decarboxylase family protein, which codes for MKLHRESKGTITVATILFLVLGALAIYFLKIWSLLIIVPLLVIYCLIFWFFRVPNRSILDHRENVIAPVDGKVVMIKEVEENEFIKGKAIQVSIFMSPLNVHICRYPVTGKVIYKKYHPGKYLVAWHEKSSTENERTTVAIETETHHKVVFRQIAGYVARRIVFYCNEGDQAKAGHEFGFIKFGSRMDVFLPLDTEIICKIGDITKGGLDVIAKLKD
- the rsfS gene encoding ribosome silencing factor — translated: MNKTAEKQALIDKIVEALQDVKGEDIMIFDLSNIENSVAETFVICSGNSNTQVAALAGSVEKKVRNDLKDRPWHVEGTENAMWVLVDYVSVVVHIFQKDVREYYDIEELWGDAVITRIENE
- a CDS encoding DUF1801 domain-containing protein, with product MNPIQEYFYRIEEPERSTLLFLRETILASDPENITETFSFGLPFMKYKKKMLCYFYYSKKYRKHYLSFYHGDKLNYPELIQDGRKKFKILLIDAEEDVPVDFILGLLKEIKTYIK
- a CDS encoding transposase; translated protein: MNIKNIHIGSLISSKVTEQKISIERITKFLGKTENEVENMFHEKSIDTDMLLKWCKLLKFDFFRFYTGHLILYAPNSRTDNKIKQQENTMVFRKSIYTQEVKNYILQKIRTGAMSSNEVINRYRIPKTTLYKWLKKI